Proteins encoded together in one Dehalogenimonas sp. THU2 window:
- the rplQ gene encoding 50S ribosomal protein L17 gives MRHGLRSKRFDRDSGARQALFRGLVTDLLGYEKVTTTESRAKEIRRVAEKMVTLGKKGDLNARRRALAFIYDEKIVSKLFDDLAKRYAERAGGYTRVTKLVPRLGDAAPMAVVELLK, from the coding sequence GCGACACGGATTAAGAAGCAAAAGGTTTGACCGTGATTCAGGGGCGCGCCAAGCGCTTTTCCGCGGTCTGGTAACTGATCTGCTGGGCTATGAAAAAGTGACCACTACCGAGTCACGAGCCAAGGAGATCCGCCGGGTAGCCGAAAAAATGGTAACTCTCGGTAAAAAAGGCGACTTGAATGCTCGCCGGCGGGCACTGGCTTTTATCTACGATGAGAAGATAGTTTCCAAGTTGTTCGACGATCTGGCCAAGCGCTACGCCGAACGCGCCGGTGGTTACACCCGTGTGACCAAACTGGTTCCGCGGCTGGGAGACGCCGCCCCCATGGCCGTGGTGGAACTGCTTAAGTAG